The Clupea harengus chromosome 5, Ch_v2.0.2, whole genome shotgun sequence genomic sequence TTTGTTCATCATCTATCTCTTCCATATTCCCTCCGCAGTCCTCAGTGTGCCAAGGGGCGGAATGACACGTACTACTTGACTCCGGAGCCAGTGGTCGTGCCCAACAGCCCTATCTGGTACTCAACACAGCCAATCCCCAGCCAACAGTTGGAGCATATGCTCACACGCATCAGCATGGTGCGGGAAATCCAAGAAGTCATCGCCATGGCATCCACAAATGTAAACTGACCCGAGTGAGCGTCTGTCTCTCCATTGTGGTGGATTCATTAGAACTTCTCTCTTCCAGCAGCAGTCTGGAGGACTCCAGCATTTCCTGCTGGAAATTGAACTTAATGgccttttcactttttttttttttttttacataaaatatatataagaaTATGTACACCTAAAGATACATCTCTGTTAAATCACCTCCTGACTGCTACTATCATGAAATCTACCACAGTGAATGGAACTTCTGGTAAGGTAGCTCAGTCATGGACTGTACGTTTAATTCCACCTGTTTCCCCACACCCAAACCTCATTTGCAAGTTTCTGTGAAGTAAGTACCCGATTTCTTTGGTGGAAAGAGACAGACCTAAGTAGAAAGCTTGGGAAGAtgttccctacacacacacactcactcacagctctCCAACCTACCCAAACTGATTTCACCAGTGAGGAAGAACCTACTGAGCAGGGTCATGGCTCCCTGTAGCACGTCATCTGCAGTATGATTATATATTAAATGTGatttctgttttgctttttatttttatatctgTATGTATAATCTCCCTGTCTGTATTGAAATACTGGAGTTGGGAGGTTATGCAGGAAAAGTTCATGGTTTCAAACATGCTTTTTGTACAGTTATtgtcctgtgtggtgtgttgcaGTTTAGAACGGTTGCCTCCCAttgttgctgctgtttttaTCTTAGTCATCAGTTGTGTTTTACAGGTAGGTGATCTTAGTGGATGGCTTTTAATAGGAACACCAAATAATATTGGTATACATCATTCTATTTGCCTTAACCCACTACTGTTTTAGTGACCAATGAGATATTTGTTGGGCTAATTTACAGCTTGAAGAGAATTCTTAAATATCAGAAgatatattattaatatatattagCTTGTGTATGCAAAACACTTGAAACGTAtttaccaacacaaacactgaaatttACCTGCAACACAAGGTTAAGTTTGGGGAGAGTCAGGGCTATTTAATAACACGTGGCAAAGTTGCTTTTTAGCAGAGGATTCAGAATATTTGACTTTTACAACAGCTATACACAAGAGCCTAAAGCCTCCAGAAatgcatgtacatacacaccaaTCACAACAAATGCAGAGTATTTAAGGACTGAAAACAAGTTGCCTTATCAACATCTGATAACAATGAGCACAATAAGCATAGTCCAAAATCAGGGCCTGCTATGAGCAGTTGGATTAATTCAGCTGGCATCATGGGTTCCTATACCACAGGATTCCCCCATCATCAGCGGCTTCTTCACACAACTTGACTAGAGCCTACTGCTTCTCCCAGTCGTCCGATGCTTCTTCACACAACTGGACCAGAGCctggtgtgtttgaatgtgtatgtctCAATTCATGGTTTCTCTGGTAGGGAAAGCTGTAGCCGTTGCACAGAGCTTGTGAAGAACCTGGGTAACCGGCAGGATACAGTGAGGTCACGGTGACCTTTGAACCCGGGGATTGTCAGCTTGTGATGGTGTAGGTGCAGAGGAAGGTGGCGTGCTTTGCTCTGTTCCAGGCCTAAGTGGCGCAAAACTCCCTCTGGCAGTTGCTATATAAAAAGAAGCACAGAAAGGTAGAATTGTGATTTACATCCAAAGGCATAAAGAAATGCCCACCTGCATTGAATGTAATGGTGCAGGAGAGACAGTCACTTTACTGGGCCATTTACAGTTTATTGACAAAATGGAAGTGACCACCAATTTTTTGTTTCCAAGTCAGAGATGTTTTGGTGAGGTTCTTACCTGAGGTGCTAGCTTATTCCAGTGGGCATATTTATGGTCCCCCAGGACGACGCACCCCATCGCAAAAGCCATGTGGACACGCAACTGGTGCTTCACGGcttaaaaaacaaagcaaaaaagaaaagtacGGTAGTTACAAATCACCATAAATGTTTGCTGGCCTGGCACTATCAGACCATGGCTATGTGCGAAATGGAATTTTTTAAAAGCTGCATTCTTAGAGGTAGGATTGTTAAGACAACGGATTCGCTAGACAGCTGAAAGGTAAAGAAGTTTTGGATGCAGCCTACATCATCTGGAACATTTTGATTGAGTAGAGTTGAAAGAGTGGGCTAAGGGGAGTCGTAGATTCAATCCCTTTCAGTTCAATCTTAATGTAGACTACAATCCAATTCATCCCAAATGAGAATAGGCTGTCCACAACAAACCAGTACCAAATACCAGCCTGCTGACGACTGACCTGTGACCGGCTGGAGCTCCACCAGGCTGCAGCTATTGGTACTGTCCAGCACACGGTACTGAGTCACCGCGCTGTGGGCATGCCGGTTGGCTCGCACCCGAGTCACACCCTCTCCATCAGCACTGGTCTGGAAGAGTGGACTAAGCCCCATCTGATGGGAGAAGATCATTTTGTATGGTTTGAAGAGCATGAGGTCAGTGAATTCCaatcatgtttacatttgtggGAATATATTCGCTATAGTGGGAGTCAATTAAATATGCTTTTGCTCTGATGGAGAGAAACTGGTTAAATAAGGTCAAATGTACAGAATGTGTTTTAACAGGCCAATGCAGACTGATCAccttataattattataatcatTATTATACGTGATGATTTTAATTGAACCTCTATATGTAACTGCAATCTGTAACCATCACCTTGAAGTGAGGTTGTGCTCCAGTGACCTCTCTCTCAATGACAGGTATATCTACAATCCCCTCTGAGGGCACAGGTACGCCAACAGCCACCGCCCTGCAAAGCAAAAACAGAAGCTGTTCACAACTGAAGATGTTTGTTCCCTcaggagtgggggagagaagcACAAGCAGTGTCTGAAATCCCATTGACGTATGTACCAGTACTTCCTCTCCACTTGTAGGGCCTTGAAGAGGGTGTGGATGTGGTCAGCTGCCTCTTCTGTTTGGGCAAGCAGTAGAGTGCCAGTTATGTCTTTGTCCAGACTGTGACAAATGTGCAGCCGAGTCTCTGTCCTCATGCCATGGAGCATTTTCGCCAACACTGGCAACACACTTTGTATGCTGGTTGTGGCACCCGTTGTATCTAAACAGAAGGTAAAAGTTTAGTAGGAATATAAATACAGCAGTTTTGACATTTCTCTTTTGCACGACACAAAAGTGTCAGTATTTTAATGTAAGAAATGTATGCATCTACATTTGCATAAACTCGTACCGTGCACTGGAACTCCATAAGGTTTGTTGATCACGATTACATCTTGATTTTGAAAAACTATGCTTTTGTGTAAGACTTTGGCTAGCACGTTTGGATGGACACTTTGTAACTGTTGGGTAAATTGCTTAAGTTGTGTGACTCGGCGCTGCAACGGGGAGACGGCAGAGAGTGtctgaaaaacataaacatgtggAGAATGGAGTCACATTTGTTTGGGCGACATGACTCCTAAATTATCAGACAGATTCACCGAAAaataacacatgcatgcaatgtACAGTTTTTAGGCTAACATACAATGTTTGTTCACCAACCTCTTTGAGCTTTGGTGTTTTTCGGCTATTGGGTTTCCCTTTCGACTCCCGTTCTCGCTGCACAAGGTCAATAGCTTTAAGACCCCTCTTGTTTTCAGATGCTGGTCCACCGGTTTCTTTCCCTAGAGTACTCATAGGTGAGCGGGCAAACTGCTGACATGATGGCCACGTTTTCAGACAATAATGACATGTATTACTTATGCCACAACTCACAAGAAGTTTAGTCCTCTTCATTCTTAAGTATAACACGTTATACCAGACCGCATATAAGGACTATGATTATGCTAAGTGCAATAAGCTCTACACAGACCAGTTGTCAGCATGTGAACTTCAGAGCATGACTGAGGGATCATTTCCGGGTTTACGAGCCTTCAGCtagatgtcaaagtaaaagccTGAACTATTTCGCTTAGTGAAGTCTTTGGCTTGGTAAGAATGTAATAGGCTACACGAATGGTCGCTCTATGTGGAGGATGTGTAGTTGGCATAGACCTTCACAGCCTACCTTTTCTGAATCTTTATATTAATCTATTTCAGATGTTCATCTCCTGTTAGTCTTCAAATATTGGCAACCTATATGCCGGCTGGTGAAAATGACGCTAATCCAAATCGCTAAACTagctagtagtagtagtactttTAGTTTGAATCGTTTATCCCAACCCTAATGATGCCCACTCAACTTTAATTGTAGCCTATGCTTTGTGTtgatttaattattaattaatatAGCACCATTAATGTTAAggtaaggtatttagcagacacttttgtccaaagcgacttacaaagcattagataaaaaaaacagtacaaacAACAATGAGAAAATTCAATATTAAGAATAATACTTAGATAAGAAATGTGTGTGGATCAAGAACTATTTGAGTGTGGATCACGAAAAAGTGAAAAGAATGTCTCAAAATGATGTCAGTGGAAGCTGGGATGAATGTGTGAGTTGGATGATCCATAAATGCAGATTCAACACCTCACACGCAGAATTACAAATGACATTCCACGACAAATGCACAAGCAAAGTATGATGTGTATTTACAAATAAACATCAATTTGTACAAATCATAGTACATTTATTCAAATGAGTACTTATAAGTCACAAGAAaggagttctgtgtttgtggatggaaAAAAGACATTTGTAAATCATCGaatatttgtggatcatggtacATGCAATACATCTCAATGGAGATTATTGCCAGGGATGAAAGTCGTCCTTGGTCAGTCCGATTCCGACTGTATGTTTTGAGTCTTTTCAAAGCAGACAAGGACCTTTCCACGGACACTGTTATAACCGGTATAGTGAGCACCAGCTGGAGTAACTTTGTCGCCTCAGGAACAGTCTGCATCAGATCCTTCTGGGCCAAAAAGCTGAGAAGCTGTCCAGGGGATTTACATTCATCCCTCACTGTTTGTGAGCTATACAGTCCGATGAGATGAAAACAGACAATTATTCCTGCAATATGACTACTGAGCTCTGCTGAAGTCTTTAAGGTGCGTAGCAACACCATGTGCCCTCTTACTCCAGGTAAGCTGGACAACTACACCAAAAATGTGTTAAGAAGGATGATTGGCTCTTACTTGGCTAGACAGGAGGCGCCAGAAGCAAATAAAAGTCTTTCAGACTTTGTGATTTGTGAGCTAAATTACATGACTGCCTCTAATGAGCAgccaggaagtgatgtcactgGCCCAAAGGCTCCCTCTCCATTCCATGCATGAGACATAGACAAACATTTCTATCAAACATAGAATTTCAGATGAACACTTTTAAGGCAGGGACCAATGTGCTTGTCAACTCAGTCAGAGGGCTACACCTCCCTACAATCTTCCAGATTCGACGCAGAGGAAGATGGTTCGTCAGAGATACCATGGATTGACTTCTCCTCTAAATACATGGATGCCATTGCTATGGATATTGTTGATCAGTTTGCCAGTGACAGACATAAGAGCCCAGACTTCCTTTA encodes the following:
- the LOC105904784 gene encoding mitochondrial RNA pseudouridine synthase rpusd4-like — its product is MKRTKLLVSCGISNTCHYCLKTWPSCQQFARSPMSTLGKETGGPASENKRGLKAIDLVQRERESKGKPNSRKTPKLKETLSAVSPLQRRVTQLKQFTQQLQSVHPNVLAKVLHKSIVFQNQDVIVINKPYGVPVHDTTGATTSIQSVLPVLAKMLHGMRTETRLHICHSLDKDITGTLLLAQTEEAADHIHTLFKALQVERKYWAVAVGVPVPSEGIVDIPVIEREVTGAQPHFKMGLSPLFQTSADGEGVTRVRANRHAHSAVTQYRVLDSTNSCSLVELQPVTAVKHQLRVHMAFAMGCVVLGDHKYAHWNKLAPQQLPEGVLRHLGLEQSKARHLPLHLHHHKLTIPGFKGHRDLTVSCRLPRFFTSSVQRLQLSLPEKP